One genomic segment of Desulfobacterales bacterium includes these proteins:
- a CDS encoding indolepyruvate ferredoxin oxidoreductase subunit alpha yields MKPIVLNQPDTSYLVIGNEAIARGAIEAGVDFCAAYPGNPSSEIMETLASVSKDLNFYAEWSVNEKVALEAATAASFAGLRAITSMKQNGVNVVSDFLTNLTLSGTKGGLVLVTCDDPGGISSTNEEDARPFSKLAEVPMLEPSNPQEALDMTTFAFDLSEEIGSLCIMRSTSRISHSRGNVVFSPLPERKRIPSIDPSNLRNTFPVALKHQTVIEKLETAKKIFETSKFNSYTGSENPELLIITCGTGYLYSREAINLLGLWDKIGLLKLGTTWPLPENLINVNLTKSNNILIVEEVQPFLEDNIKSIYAQNAINLGLKSFFGKSSGHIPKIGELNPDILLNAISKILNIKYQFQDKEYSDKAKNTASNLTPPRELGFCPGCPHRASFFNIKNALKFDARNGFVSGDIGCYTMAIWPTGFKQVNSVHAMGSGVGLASGYGKLHELGFNQPIISVVGDSTFFHAGLPPLINAVYNKSNFLLIVLDNSATAMTGFQPHPGTGINAKGEPTNKINIEDVCNAVGAKVEIVDPFDIDNASKSIYRLLQNENGVRVIIMRRKCALVQRKEGGFPYKVEIDSDKCIGEECGCNRYCTRVFRCPGLIWDKVSGKTKIDTVICVGCGVCAKICPKNAIILKEVKRND; encoded by the coding sequence ATGAAACCAATAGTTTTGAACCAACCGGATACCTCTTATTTGGTAATTGGAAATGAAGCCATAGCAAGGGGCGCTATTGAAGCAGGTGTTGATTTTTGTGCCGCATATCCGGGTAATCCTTCTTCTGAAATTATGGAAACTCTTGCAAGTGTTTCAAAAGATTTAAATTTTTATGCTGAGTGGTCTGTAAATGAAAAAGTAGCTTTAGAAGCAGCTACTGCCGCTTCCTTTGCTGGACTTAGGGCAATTACGTCCATGAAGCAAAACGGAGTAAACGTAGTATCTGATTTTCTTACAAACCTTACCCTTTCTGGAACAAAAGGGGGACTTGTGCTTGTAACTTGCGACGACCCAGGAGGCATATCAAGCACAAACGAAGAAGATGCTCGGCCATTTTCAAAATTGGCTGAAGTTCCTATGCTTGAGCCTTCAAATCCCCAAGAAGCTCTTGATATGACTACCTTTGCTTTTGACTTATCCGAAGAAATCGGAAGCCTTTGTATTATGAGAAGCACATCACGAATTTCCCACTCAAGAGGTAATGTTGTTTTTAGTCCTTTACCCGAAAGAAAAAGAATTCCTTCAATTGATCCTTCAAACCTCAGAAATACATTTCCAGTAGCATTAAAACATCAGACCGTAATAGAAAAATTAGAAACTGCAAAAAAAATTTTTGAAACTTCAAAATTTAATTCATATACAGGTTCAGAAAATCCTGAACTTTTAATTATTACTTGTGGAACGGGTTATTTATATTCAAGAGAAGCTATTAATTTATTAGGATTATGGGATAAAATAGGTCTTTTAAAGTTGGGCACTACCTGGCCATTGCCTGAAAATCTTATTAATGTAAATCTTACAAAAAGCAATAATATTCTTATTGTGGAAGAAGTTCAGCCTTTTCTTGAAGACAATATTAAAAGTATTTATGCTCAAAACGCAATAAATTTAGGCTTAAAGTCTTTTTTTGGTAAAAGTTCTGGGCATATTCCAAAAATCGGAGAACTAAATCCTGATATACTTTTAAATGCTATATCAAAAATTTTAAATATAAAATATCAATTTCAAGATAAAGAATATTCGGATAAGGCTAAAAATACTGCGTCTAACTTAACTCCACCAAGAGAACTTGGATTTTGTCCGGGCTGCCCCCATAGAGCATCATTTTTCAATATAAAAAATGCGTTAAAGTTTGATGCTCGAAACGGTTTTGTTTCCGGCGATATTGGTTGTTATACAATGGCGATTTGGCCAACAGGATTTAAGCAAGTTAATTCTGTCCATGCAATGGGTTCAGGCGTTGGCCTTGCCAGTGGATACGGTAAACTCCACGAGCTTGGATTTAATCAACCCATAATTTCTGTTGTAGGTGACTCAACTTTTTTTCATGCAGGACTTCCGCCTTTAATAAATGCAGTTTACAATAAATCTAATTTTTTACTTATAGTTCTTGATAACAGCGCTACAGCAATGACAGGCTTTCAACCGCATCCTGGAACCGGCATAAATGCTAAAGGAGAACCGACTAACAAAATAAATATTGAAGATGTTTGCAATGCTGTCGGAGCAAAAGTAGAAATTGTTGATCCATTTGATATTGATAATGCATCAAAATCTATTTATAGGCTGCTTCAAAATGAAAATGGCGTTAGAGTTATTATAATGCGGAGAAAATGCGCTCTTGTTCAACGAAAAGAGGGCGGGTTTCCTTATAAAGTAGAAATTGATAGTGATAAATGTATAGGAGAAGAATGTGGGTGTAACCGCTATTGCACAAGGGTATTTAGATGCCCTGGTTTAATATGGGATAAAGTTTCAGGTAAAACCAAGATAGATACTGTTATTTGTGTTGGGTGTGGAGTTTGCGCAAAGATATGTCCTAAAAATGCAATAATTTTAAAAGAGGTAAAGAGAAATGATTAG
- a CDS encoding indolepyruvate oxidoreductase subunit beta has protein sequence MISDPLNLIITGVGGQGNVLASQILGKALVKSGYLITVGETYGLSQRGGAVLSHIRISKKEKLGPLMPKGLAHIVAGLEPVETLRILPEYGNPNVIVITNSRPVHPLGVIAGELEYPDLDVLKKSIQDLSSKLYWIEATSIAMELGNPIMANIVMLGAIIGTKILPVSSDDILQEIKENFPQNKWEVNEKAFIHGFNLIL, from the coding sequence ATGATTAGTGATCCTTTAAACTTGATAATAACTGGAGTCGGCGGTCAAGGAAATGTGCTTGCATCTCAAATATTAGGAAAAGCTTTAGTAAAAAGCGGTTATCTTATAACAGTTGGTGAAACTTATGGTCTTTCCCAAAGGGGAGGTGCTGTTTTAAGCCATATTCGAATATCAAAAAAAGAAAAATTGGGTCCTTTAATGCCAAAAGGACTTGCTCATATTGTAGCCGGTCTTGAACCGGTCGAAACTTTAAGGATTCTTCCAGAATATGGAAATCCAAACGTTATTGTTATAACTAATTCAAGGCCTGTTCATCCCCTTGGTGTAATAGCTGGAGAACTGGAGTATCCCGATTTAGATGTCCTAAAAAAATCAATACAGGATTTATCATCAAAGCTTTATTGGATAGAAGCAACAAGTATAGCTATGGAACTTGGAAATCCAATTATGGCGAATATAGTTATGCTTGGAGCTATTATCGGAACTAAAATTTTACCTGTATCGTCGGATGATATTCTACAAGAAATTAAAGAAAATTTTCCTCAAAATAAATGGGAAGTAAATGAAAAAGCTTTTATTCATGGCTTTAATCTAATATTATAG
- a CDS encoding response regulator produces MNIRSKLLLFFIPLTVIPIFITGYFYSISLKIISDEAENISIKIDDLQKTADYAASDIRQAFSTKTKADYGFIKNHLKTTLELSSTFLNQIIETIARSKPLESYMNSSQTINSLTESEVISLFYNFITANHISEISVIDINGKEIIKASMKIPQEEGNSINSASNSIWFKERLNDNNNFISKCLYFETASDRPEPMLSLCCPLKYKENLYSPTNGIIYGYLRLSISIKEFIRPIFDKEIQLEIALTDSYGDIIFHSSLPDLTGKKFDITYKNSQEIFITNQNIMDGLIVLYIVTTMENITKGTEIVSLLASSTSERASETRNMSNDIKNHTWVMSQMILIISLFVMMLSVISVIFISRMFSRSIGNLTRTSMKIASGNLNIRPSVEKRAATEIKLLAEHLDDMREKLKDQIENLDKNVAQKTIELIQINLELKQAKEKAESLTQAKSEFLANMSHEIRTPMNAVIGLIDLSLKTELSPKQLDYMHKIRTSSRNLLGIINDILDFSKIEAGKLSIEHIHFNLSDVVENLSDMFSIKALEKKLELIVSIANDVPDGLIGDPLRLGQILINLVGNAIKFTNEGYIQIKVTNENEIDELIKLKFMVKDTGVGLSQEQIKKLFSSFTQADTSTTRKYGGTGLGLAISKSLVLMMNGEIWVDIDDAKGSSFYFTAEFEKQTIQKIKEIYSDVYAGKKALIVDDNITSRQVIEEMLKCFKFQIKSIDCGEDALAELKKSYDLYQLLMIDWIMPGIDGIEVIKEIRKNPKWKNLKIILMTAFGREDIMKRAELAGVNSFLVKPIKSSILHDTLMEIFQYQEYPDEFKIANENIQNETIRNFKDKKILLVEDNYINQQVAKEILECEGFLVDISNNGIEAVEMVKKFRYDAVLMDIQMPEMDGYEATQAIRSLNEQNKTLPIIAMTAHAMEEDKQKCFAFGMNDYITKPIEISQLFNVLASWVNCNKEDEPSIEIIDINEVLERLRGNKKLLNSLFDEFTKDYKNASKEIKSFLDSRDFDAAAELAHTIKGVSGNLSATSLYESSLALEKAIKNKELKSIQELFVNFESSLYNALKFIKNFNA; encoded by the coding sequence ATGAATATTCGTTCTAAGCTATTATTATTTTTTATCCCTCTTACCGTGATTCCAATTTTTATAACAGGATATTTTTATAGTATCAGTTTAAAAATAATTTCAGACGAAGCAGAAAATATTTCAATCAAAATTGATGATCTTCAAAAAACAGCCGACTATGCTGCTTCTGATATCCGACAAGCTTTTTCCACGAAAACTAAGGCTGATTATGGTTTTATAAAAAATCATTTAAAAACAACTTTAGAACTTTCATCAACATTTCTTAATCAGATTATTGAGACAATAGCAAGGTCTAAGCCCCTTGAATCCTATATGAATAGTTCTCAAACAATAAACTCTTTAACAGAATCTGAAGTTATTTCTCTTTTTTATAATTTTATTACAGCTAACCATATTTCAGAAATAAGTGTTATTGATATAAACGGCAAAGAAATTATAAAAGCGTCAATGAAAATACCTCAAGAAGAAGGGAATTCTATCAATAGTGCATCTAATTCCATTTGGTTCAAAGAAAGGCTAAATGATAACAATAATTTTATAAGCAAATGCCTTTATTTTGAAACTGCTTCAGATAGACCTGAGCCGATGTTATCGCTATGCTGCCCTTTAAAATATAAAGAAAACCTATATTCACCAACGAATGGTATAATCTATGGATATCTGAGATTAAGTATTTCTATAAAAGAATTTATCCGCCCTATATTTGATAAAGAAATACAACTTGAAATTGCACTTACAGATTCGTATGGTGATATAATTTTTCACTCATCACTACCTGATTTAACTGGAAAAAAGTTTGATATTACATATAAAAATTCTCAAGAAATCTTTATAACAAATCAAAACATAATGGATGGACTTATTGTTTTATACATTGTTACTACAATGGAGAATATTACTAAAGGAACGGAAATTGTTTCTTTGTTAGCCTCTTCTACTAGCGAAAGAGCTTCTGAAACACGCAATATGTCTAACGATATAAAAAATCATACTTGGGTTATGTCTCAAATGATTTTAATCATATCCCTTTTTGTTATGATGTTGTCCGTTATAAGCGTAATATTTATTTCACGAATGTTTAGTAGATCAATAGGAAATTTGACAAGGACTTCCATGAAAATTGCTTCTGGAAACCTTAACATACGGCCTTCTGTTGAAAAAAGAGCTGCAACAGAAATTAAGCTTTTAGCCGAACATCTTGATGACATGCGGGAAAAATTAAAGGATCAAATTGAAAATTTAGATAAAAATGTAGCGCAAAAAACCATTGAGCTTATACAAATTAATCTTGAACTCAAACAAGCTAAAGAAAAAGCCGAAAGCCTAACTCAAGCTAAAAGTGAATTTTTAGCGAATATGAGTCATGAAATCCGAACTCCTATGAATGCCGTAATAGGTCTTATTGATCTCTCCCTTAAAACGGAACTTAGTCCAAAACAGCTTGACTACATGCACAAAATTAGAACTTCATCAAGGAATCTTCTTGGAATTATAAATGATATTCTTGACTTTTCTAAAATTGAAGCTGGAAAACTATCAATAGAACATATTCATTTCAATTTATCAGACGTAGTTGAAAATCTTTCCGATATGTTCAGCATTAAAGCTTTGGAAAAAAAATTAGAACTAATTGTTTCAATAGCTAATGATGTTCCTGATGGACTTATAGGGGATCCTTTACGATTAGGTCAAATCTTAATTAACCTTGTAGGAAATGCTATTAAATTCACCAATGAAGGCTATATTCAAATTAAAGTCACGAACGAAAATGAAATAGATGAATTAATAAAACTAAAATTTATGGTTAAAGATACCGGGGTTGGTCTTTCCCAAGAACAAATTAAAAAACTTTTCAGTTCTTTTACCCAAGCAGACACTTCAACGACAAGAAAATATGGAGGGACAGGTCTTGGATTAGCTATAAGCAAAAGCTTAGTTTTAATGATGAATGGTGAAATCTGGGTAGATATAGATGACGCAAAAGGAAGCTCCTTTTATTTTACTGCTGAATTTGAAAAACAGACCATACAAAAAATAAAAGAAATATATTCTGATGTTTATGCTGGGAAAAAAGCTCTCATTGTAGATGACAACATCACATCAAGGCAAGTTATTGAAGAAATGTTAAAATGTTTCAAATTTCAAATAAAATCAATTGATTGTGGAGAAGATGCCCTTGCCGAATTAAAAAAATCTTATGATTTATATCAATTATTAATGATTGACTGGATTATGCCAGGAATAGACGGCATAGAAGTAATAAAAGAAATAAGAAAAAATCCAAAATGGAAAAATCTAAAAATAATACTTATGACTGCTTTTGGGCGGGAAGATATTATGAAAAGGGCTGAATTAGCTGGGGTTAACTCTTTTTTAGTTAAACCCATTAAAAGCTCAATTCTACATGATACTCTAATGGAAATTTTTCAATATCAAGAATATCCAGATGAATTTAAAATAGCTAATGAAAATATACAAAATGAAACTATAAGGAATTTTAAAGACAAAAAAATTCTTTTAGTTGAAGATAACTATATCAATCAGCAAGTTGCAAAAGAAATCCTTGAATGTGAAGGTTTTTTAGTTGATATATCCAATAATGGAATAGAAGCTGTTGAAATGGTCAAAAAATTTCGCTATGATGCAGTCTTAATGGATATACAAATGCCAGAAATGGACGGATATGAAGCTACCCAAGCTATTCGTAGTTTAAATGAACAAAATAAAACTTTGCCAATCATTGCTATGACGGCTCATGCTATGGAAGAAGATAAACAGAAATGTTTTGCCTTTGGCATGAACGACTATATAACTAAACCTATAGAAATATCTCAGCTATTCAATGTATTAGCAAGCTGGGTTAATTGTAATAAAGAAGACGAACCTTCAATAGAAATAATTGATATTAATGAAGTTTTAGAAAGATTAAGGGGAAACAAAAAATTATTAAATAGCCTTTTTGATGAATTTACAAAAGACTATAAAAACGCTTCTAAAGAAATAAAAAGTTTTTTAGATAGTAGGGATTTTGATGCCGCAGCGGAATTGGCGCATACTATAAAGGGAGTAAGTGGGAATCTTTCGGCTACTTCTCTTTATGAGTCATCATTAGCTCTTGAAAAAGCCATTAAAAATAAAGAATTGAAATCAATACAGGAACTTTTTGTTAATTTTGAAAGTTCACTATATAATGCATTAAAATTTATAAAAAATTTTAATGCTTAA
- a CDS encoding 4Fe-4S binding protein yields the protein MPLIKKDKCTGCGSCVEECPAKTIVIEDEKAQINMDKCFLCGVCFDICQENAVLDDGEKVPIDVKSNIEKTKACLDLCSKHFDYPEAVIKCLDRWIKDYYRKKAIAEKTIDELKTLRKTL from the coding sequence ATGCCTTTGATAAAAAAAGATAAATGTACAGGATGTGGAAGTTGCGTTGAAGAATGCCCGGCAAAGACAATAGTTATTGAAGATGAAAAAGCCCAGATAAACATGGATAAATGCTTTCTTTGCGGCGTATGTTTTGATATATGTCAAGAAAATGCTGTATTAGATGACGGGGAAAAAGTGCCTATCGATGTTAAATCAAACATCGAAAAAACAAAAGCATGTCTTGATTTATGTTCAAAACATTTTGATTATCCAGAAGCAGTTATTAAATGCTTAGATAGATGGATTAAAGATTATTATAGAAAAAAAGCTATAGCCGAAAAAACAATTGATGAACTTAAAACATTAAGAAAAACTCTTTAA
- a CDS encoding NAD(P)/FAD-dependent oxidoreductase yields MLNPGEKGSILQKDKKTYAIAPHVPCGVITPEQLIKIADAAKKYDCKAIKITSAARIAIVGIKEEDIDKIWQELNMSPGHAVGLCVRSIKACPGNTFCRLGQQDSLSMGMKLDEKYHGLELPGKTKIGVSGCMNQCAENCIKDLSLVGKKNGWAIMAGGCGTGKPRLADVIKEDINFEEALNSIEKIINYYAANAKKNERIGKMIDRVGLSEFKAAIL; encoded by the coding sequence ATGCTTAATCCAGGTGAAAAAGGATCAATTCTTCAAAAGGATAAAAAAACATATGCCATTGCTCCCCATGTTCCATGCGGAGTTATAACACCTGAACAGCTTATTAAAATAGCAGATGCAGCTAAAAAATACGATTGTAAAGCTATCAAAATAACAAGTGCTGCTCGTATAGCCATTGTCGGTATAAAAGAAGAAGATATAGATAAAATATGGCAAGAACTTAATATGTCTCCTGGTCATGCGGTAGGTTTATGTGTAAGAAGCATTAAAGCCTGCCCTGGAAATACTTTTTGCCGGCTCGGCCAGCAAGACAGCTTATCTATGGGAATGAAACTTGATGAAAAATATCATGGACTTGAACTTCCTGGAAAAACTAAAATTGGTGTCAGCGGATGCATGAATCAATGCGCTGAAAATTGCATAAAAGATTTATCCCTTGTTGGAAAAAAGAACGGTTGGGCGATTATGGCAGGCGGCTGCGGAACTGGAAAACCAAGACTTGCAGATGTAATCAAAGAGGATATAAACTTTGAAGAAGCTCTTAATTCAATAGAAAAAATAATAAATTATTATGCAGCCAATGCAAAAAAAAATGAAAGAATCGGTAAAATGATTGATAGAGTTGGGCTTTCAGAATTTAAAGCAGCTATTCTATAA
- a CDS encoding IS607 family transposase produces MYRPYEFAKLIGRSVQTLQRWDKTGILKAKWSETGRRYYTHEQYLEYIGQKANLNKEIIVYYRVSSNGQKNDLQSQKEALEKFCTARGYAVSKWLKDIGSGLNYKRKNFVELMNMVEQGGVSKIVIAHKDRLVRFGFEWFEAFCQNHGTELIVMNNESLSPQEEMTQDLLSIIHCFSSRLYGLRKYKKKIVELAIKAEYENDSEKEPAVK; encoded by the coding sequence ATATATAGACCATACGAATTTGCAAAATTAATAGGTAGATCAGTTCAGACACTTCAAAGATGGGATAAAACAGGGATTTTAAAAGCTAAGTGGTCAGAAACAGGCAGACGTTATTATACGCATGAACAATATCTTGAATATATCGGACAAAAAGCTAATCTGAACAAAGAAATAATAGTTTATTATCGCGTTTCAAGCAATGGCCAGAAAAATGATTTGCAAAGTCAGAAAGAAGCTTTAGAAAAATTTTGTACAGCACGGGGATATGCTGTTTCTAAATGGTTAAAAGATATAGGAAGCGGACTGAATTATAAGCGAAAAAATTTTGTAGAATTAATGAACATGGTAGAACAAGGCGGAGTATCTAAAATAGTAATAGCTCATAAAGATAGATTAGTACGTTTCGGATTTGAATGGTTCGAAGCTTTTTGTCAAAATCATGGGACAGAACTTATTGTAATGAATAATGAATCTCTTTCGCCACAGGAGGAAATGACACAAGATTTGCTATCAATTATTCATTGCTTTTCTTCAAGATTATACGGATTAAGAAAATACAAGAAAAAAATTGTAGAACTCGCTATAAAGGCGGAATATGAGAACGATTCGGAGAAAGAGCCTGCCGTTAAATAA
- a CDS encoding sigma-54-dependent Fis family transcriptional regulator has product MKKKNIFKSEEMEFFKLVSQVVTTNPFTDERADLDLKITNLPISASRYEIIKAMINIVNERIKGLESNGFFNLKDFDDENKKIMEKVYLFQFFHNFIETFDELINNQIKEGDKPIKVTFADEAISYLKNKGFYIDAARRFFALAYQIRRAFFFIDRSLMGKSNSMKFLRRNLWNNVFTYDLNLYDKHLWNRMEDFSTLILGETGTGKGTSAAAIGRSGFIPFDEKKGIFTESFAKNFISLNISQFPESLIESELFGHKKGSFTGAIDDYKGIFDICSPYGSIFLDEIGEISIPIQIKLLQILQERIFSPVGSHQKKRFQGRVIAATNKSIDELKKKKIFRDDFFYRLCSDIIIVPSLNERISEDKEELNDLIKFTVEKMIGVPSEELSEMIKQIIIEKLGINYSWPGNVRELEQCIRRIFLKRNYEGNISDISNDKDLESVLLEKIKNGSIDSQSLLSNYCALLYKRHGTYEEVATRTMLDRRTVKKYIQDIL; this is encoded by the coding sequence ATGAAAAAAAAAAATATATTTAAATCTGAAGAAATGGAATTTTTCAAGCTTGTGAGTCAAGTGGTCACAACTAACCCTTTTACTGACGAGAGAGCTGATCTTGATCTTAAAATAACAAATTTACCGATATCTGCTTCAAGGTATGAAATAATAAAAGCTATGATTAATATAGTTAATGAAAGAATAAAGGGTTTAGAATCTAACGGTTTTTTTAATCTAAAGGATTTTGATGACGAGAATAAGAAAATTATGGAAAAAGTTTATTTATTTCAGTTTTTCCATAATTTTATTGAAACATTTGATGAACTTATAAATAATCAAATAAAAGAAGGTGATAAACCGATTAAAGTTACATTTGCTGACGAAGCTATTTCATACCTTAAAAATAAAGGTTTTTACATTGATGCGGCAAGGAGATTTTTTGCTTTAGCTTATCAGATAAGAAGGGCTTTTTTCTTTATTGATCGTTCTTTAATGGGAAAGAGCAACAGTATGAAATTTTTAAGGCGGAATTTGTGGAATAATGTATTTACCTATGATTTAAATTTATATGATAAACATTTATGGAATAGAATGGAAGATTTTTCAACACTAATTTTAGGAGAAACAGGAACTGGTAAAGGAACATCAGCAGCAGCAATTGGAAGGTCTGGATTTATTCCATTTGACGAAAAAAAAGGCATCTTTACTGAAAGCTTTGCAAAAAATTTTATATCCCTGAATATTTCTCAATTTCCAGAATCGCTTATTGAGTCAGAATTATTTGGGCATAAAAAAGGCTCATTTACAGGGGCTATAGATGATTATAAAGGCATTTTCGATATATGCAGTCCTTATGGATCAATATTTTTAGACGAAATAGGTGAAATTTCTATTCCGATTCAAATAAAATTATTGCAGATTTTGCAGGAAAGAATATTTTCTCCAGTCGGAAGTCATCAAAAAAAGAGATTTCAAGGCAGAGTTATTGCTGCAACAAATAAATCAATTGATGAGTTAAAAAAGAAAAAGATTTTTCGGGATGATTTTTTTTATCGTCTTTGTTCAGATATTATTATTGTTCCGTCATTAAATGAAAGAATAAGTGAGGATAAAGAAGAATTAAATGATCTTATAAAATTTACAGTAGAAAAAATGATAGGCGTTCCATCAGAAGAATTAAGCGAAATGATAAAACAAATAATTATTGAAAAATTAGGTATAAATTATTCGTGGCCAGGAAATGTAAGAGAGCTTGAACAATGCATTAGAAGAATATTTTTAAAACGAAATTATGAGGGAAATATAAGTGATATTTCAAATGATAAAGATTTAGAATCGGTATTACTTGAAAAAATAAAAAACGGAAGTATTGATAGCCAGAGTCTTCTTTCAAATTATTGCGCATTACTTTATAAAAGACATGGAACTTATGAAGAAGTGGCAACTCGGACAATGCTTGATAGGAGGACGGTAAAAAAATATATACAAGATATTTTATGA